A genome region from Methanobacterium sp. includes the following:
- a CDS encoding TetR/AcrR family transcriptional regulator — protein sequence MTQKTEEKILNAALKIFAKRGYSAATTKSIAQESGLSEFTLFRKFKTKENLFNMVLNQSLERMQGDLDSLLRDNAPKTQAEFLESFIRDMARFYQNHIESFSIFLNEDSSILEPTMTMYINNLTTYIDQHVKSDKIDPQTLVLTTTAFIYILTTEKYHGRSFVNYDEALENFIKSMNHIIKS from the coding sequence ATGACTCAAAAAACTGAAGAAAAAATATTAAATGCAGCCCTGAAAATATTCGCTAAACGAGGGTATAGTGCCGCTACCACTAAAAGTATTGCCCAGGAGTCAGGTTTAAGTGAATTTACCCTATTTAGGAAATTCAAAACTAAAGAAAACCTTTTTAACATGGTTTTGAACCAGAGTCTGGAACGAATGCAGGGAGATCTTGATTCCCTGCTTAGGGATAATGCACCTAAAACCCAGGCAGAGTTTTTAGAGTCATTTATTAGAGATATGGCCCGTTTTTACCAGAACCATATTGAATCATTTAGTATTTTTCTCAATGAAGACTCATCAATACTTGAACCTACCATGACTATGTATATAAATAACTTAACCACTTATATTGACCAACACGTTAAAAGTGATAAAATAGACCCCCAGACACTGGTTCTGACCACAACTGCATTCATATATATATTAACAACGGAAAAATACCATGGCAGGAGTTTCGTTAACTATGATGAGGCCCTGGAGAATTTTATTAAAAGCATGAACCACATTATAAAATCTTAA
- a CDS encoding DUF362 domain-containing protein, which translates to MAGKSQVSVAQCQSYSLHEVQKATKTCMDSLGGLDSYINPGDTVLLKPNLLQAKPPEEYITTHPVLVEAVINLVRDAGGMPQVGDSPGAFDRDIERYWKVTGLTEVCKRLDVELVNFETAGSYHKTRNGRDYHIAKPVLDADLLINLPKIKTHGLTVFTCAIKNLYGTVPGFTKVEYHKQAPKPSEFAARVVDIFAVNQPCLHIVDGVVGMEGSGPSAGDPRKLGMILAGTDGVALDSFITHTLGRNPLEVPTNSIAYEQGLGESDIKMINVIGEAPVVDNFKWPPKLSSTLEIIPGPLARGLMKFWWTRPAINPEKCNQCKRCQESCPTHALRKPGQLSEGQKLYIPEFDYDDCINCLCCMEMCPQKAVYHDKSLLYNVISRFSGSE; encoded by the coding sequence ATGGCAGGAAAATCACAAGTGTCCGTGGCGCAATGCCAGTCTTATTCTTTACATGAAGTCCAAAAGGCCACCAAAACATGTATGGATTCCCTTGGCGGTCTTGATTCCTACATTAATCCTGGAGATACCGTACTCCTTAAACCGAACCTGCTCCAGGCTAAACCTCCAGAAGAGTACATCACCACCCACCCTGTCCTGGTGGAAGCAGTAATCAACCTGGTACGGGATGCTGGTGGAATGCCACAGGTAGGAGACAGTCCCGGAGCTTTTGATAGGGACATTGAGAGATACTGGAAAGTTACAGGTCTTACAGAAGTTTGTAAAAGGCTGGATGTGGAACTGGTCAATTTTGAAACTGCAGGAAGTTACCATAAAACCAGAAATGGTCGTGATTACCACATAGCCAAACCAGTTCTGGATGCCGATCTTTTGATCAACCTTCCCAAGATCAAAACTCACGGCCTCACCGTTTTCACCTGTGCCATTAAAAACCTTTATGGAACGGTTCCAGGTTTTACCAAGGTAGAGTACCATAAACAGGCCCCTAAACCCTCCGAATTCGCTGCGAGAGTTGTGGATATCTTTGCAGTGAACCAGCCCTGCCTGCACATTGTGGATGGTGTGGTGGGAATGGAAGGATCCGGCCCCTCAGCAGGCGACCCCCGAAAACTGGGTATGATCCTGGCAGGAACAGATGGCGTGGCCCTGGACAGTTTCATCACCCATACACTGGGACGCAACCCACTGGAAGTACCCACCAACAGCATAGCCTATGAGCAGGGGCTGGGAGAATCTGATATAAAAATGATAAATGTCATAGGCGAGGCCCCTGTTGTTGATAATTTCAAATGGCCCCCAAAACTGTCCTCCACACTGGAAATCATCCCCGGTCCCCTGGCACGGGGTTTGATGAAGTTCTGGTGGACCCGACCAGCCATTAACCCGGAAAAATGTAACCAGTGCAAAAGATGCCAGGAAAGCTGCCCCACACATGCACTGAGAAAACCAGGACAACTGTCAGAGGGTCAAAAATTATATATCCCGGAATTCGACTACGATGATTGTATAAACTGCCTGTGCTGTATGGAAATGTGCCCCCAGAAGGCGGTTTATCATGACAAGAGTCTACTCTATAATGTGATTTCAAGGTTTTCAGGTTCTGAGTAA
- the cbiQ gene encoding cobalt ECF transporter T component CbiQ gives MFENTLDNYAHSNGLRDMNTFFKVIFAISTMLVSLISTSPVVPLLITFFMSALIIFQAKIPWKFYLKFLAIPFIFGFITFIFMSLFFGIGAHILDLGVFNLAVTEDGFNLGLLLFSRVMGGFTCMAFLALTIPMTELFSELERFRIPQIVTELAMLMYRYIFLFLDEGINMYHAQETRLGYSSYRKSFKSMGMLGSNLFIRTWIKGEQAHLAMESRCYDGSLRTLKAPESIRSIGIGKLALFVSFELILLICVYLTWNLRIV, from the coding sequence ATGTTTGAAAACACACTGGATAACTACGCACATTCCAACGGTCTTAGAGACATGAACACCTTCTTTAAGGTTATATTTGCAATCTCTACCATGTTGGTGAGCTTGATATCCACATCACCTGTAGTACCTTTACTTATAACTTTTTTCATGTCTGCATTAATTATTTTCCAGGCTAAAATCCCCTGGAAGTTCTACCTAAAATTCTTAGCCATTCCCTTCATTTTTGGATTCATAACCTTCATTTTCATGTCCCTCTTTTTTGGAATAGGTGCACATATCCTGGATCTGGGAGTGTTCAACCTGGCAGTTACCGAAGATGGTTTCAACCTGGGATTACTTCTTTTTTCACGTGTAATGGGTGGTTTCACCTGCATGGCATTTTTAGCATTAACCATCCCCATGACCGAACTTTTCAGTGAACTGGAACGCTTCAGGATTCCCCAGATAGTCACGGAACTAGCCATGTTAATGTATCGTTACATATTCCTCTTTTTAGATGAGGGCATTAACATGTACCATGCTCAGGAGACACGTTTAGGATACTCATCCTACCGGAAATCATTCAAATCAATGGGGATGCTGGGGAGCAACCTCTTCATAAGAACCTGGATAAAAGGTGAGCAGGCACATCTTGCCATGGAATCACGATGTTATGATGGCTCTCTGAGAACATTGAAGGCACCTGAAAGCATTCGAAGCATAGGAATCGGTAAACTGGCTTTGTTTGTTTCTTTTGAATTGATCCTGCTTATCTGTGTATATTTAACCTGGAACCTGAGAATAGTTTAA
- a CDS encoding energy-coupling factor ABC transporter substrate-binding protein, which yields MDSKYYIVLLAMVAIIAVAPLVMYGGLGEDEGYFGGADGAAGTAVEETGYTPWFSAIWEPPSGEIESLLFALQAAIGAIIIGYILGYFQGQAKERKRIENEVKTADGAENTGPEN from the coding sequence ATGGATAGTAAATATTACATAGTCTTACTTGCCATGGTAGCCATTATTGCCGTAGCGCCTCTGGTCATGTACGGTGGCTTGGGTGAGGATGAGGGTTATTTTGGTGGAGCTGATGGTGCAGCGGGCACAGCTGTTGAGGAAACTGGATACACGCCCTGGTTTAGTGCCATATGGGAACCACCCAGTGGTGAAATTGAAAGCCTGCTATTCGCCTTACAAGCGGCAATAGGGGCTATAATAATTGGTTACATTTTAGGATACTTCCAGGGCCAGGCAAAGGAGCGCAAGAGAATTGAAAATGAAGTTAAAACTGCAGATGGGGCTGAGAATACTGGCCCTGAAAATTAG
- a CDS encoding NosD domain-containing protein, translating into MKKQVLLLLLTFIFTLTICGVVSAGNTSDLQNLQNSGNNEENGNSDPTSKTVTSPQDQQNNIPIPDPRNTRTGISYTTIQAALNEAEAGDEITVEAGTYPENVYITKENITLTAQGTVIIQAADPNKNTVNINANGAKINGFTITGATGHYHDAIQNLEIGYSGIRITSANNCTIINNKLIGNAIGIALSGAFYNLLDKNNIAENPLCGIMIDDSSHYNKIYNNTIDNNGQGYPGIGIFEGVLIRQSYYNQLIDNNVTKSGDNGITINNAHENIIANNTVIGNGIGSTIFMRGGIKLYDSSKNNISGNIVQNNWDYGISVDDGSWENVISGNTVSDNNDYGIEIDGGVSSWWLSNNNQVLNNKITNHTRGIYTFKAVNTLITNNEVTGGTPWGIYISQSNGDKLTGNTVKNCEIGMEILNSLNIQLRNNILENNEYNFGVNAGGAFGLPNYQTLDIDKSNTVNGKPIYYIVGQNGGIFDNTMTIGYLALISCENVQVNSLQISNNLQGILLAGTNNISVQNCKLQDNEGGINLRNNATGNTVSGNVLTNSGISLESSSNNQILNNIITQTIIGISITASDNQIIGNKISNTDMGISLFLNAHNNLLNENELTGNIIGIQLLGWKNIGHPTQNSIIGNIITGNQVGINTTNSSNEAHFNSISGNSNFGIVNTDFNSFNATNNYWGSLDDPNTLVNGLVETNPYIVLHINASPTLIPLNGQSTVTADLRYDSNGNYHDPTLEHIPDGTLVEFSTDLGSLENHGTKSIQKPTVNAITTTTLFAEGEAGEANVTGKIGTDTKQTNVNIQPSADIYVNVKVDKSNPTIGDTVQITFKVGNNHDKIAENTVLTLAIPGGLQFQSASSPDGYNNFSYDNSTRTITWNLGDLSQIDPTLVVLITVLDPGTYSIKPSITTITFDPNLEVMTGSAVIYAQSGLTSDSDPETSTTVNAAIKTVPMQTTGLPMGVAILAVLMMVTGLFNTKREK; encoded by the coding sequence GTGAAAAAACAAGTATTACTACTATTACTAACCTTTATTTTCACTCTGACAATATGTGGAGTGGTGTCAGCAGGAAACACATCAGACCTCCAAAATCTACAAAATTCAGGTAATAATGAGGAGAATGGCAATTCAGACCCAACTTCAAAAACGGTAACCTCCCCCCAAGACCAGCAGAATAATATCCCCATTCCAGATCCACGTAACACACGAACCGGCATCAGCTACACCACCATCCAGGCAGCCCTAAATGAGGCTGAAGCCGGAGATGAAATAACTGTAGAAGCAGGAACTTATCCTGAAAACGTGTATATTACCAAAGAAAATATCACATTAACTGCCCAAGGTACAGTTATTATCCAAGCAGCCGATCCAAACAAAAACACCGTTAATATAAATGCAAATGGTGCGAAAATAAATGGGTTTACCATCACTGGAGCCACCGGACATTACCATGATGCCATACAAAATCTTGAGATTGGTTATTCAGGGATACGTATTACTAGTGCTAACAACTGCACCATAATCAACAACAAATTAATCGGAAATGCCATAGGTATAGCTCTTTCAGGGGCATTTTATAACTTACTGGATAAAAACAACATCGCTGAAAACCCATTATGCGGAATTATGATAGATGATTCATCGCACTATAATAAGATCTATAACAACACCATAGACAATAATGGCCAGGGATATCCCGGTATAGGTATATTTGAAGGAGTTTTGATTAGACAGTCTTATTACAATCAATTAATTGATAACAACGTGACAAAAAGCGGCGATAACGGAATAACAATTAATAATGCGCATGAAAACATAATTGCTAACAACACAGTAATAGGCAACGGGATTGGTTCTACAATATTCATGAGGGGGGGAATAAAATTGTATGATTCCAGCAAAAACAATATCAGTGGAAATATAGTCCAAAATAATTGGGATTATGGAATCAGCGTAGACGATGGTTCATGGGAAAATGTAATATCAGGAAACACTGTCTCAGACAACAACGACTATGGAATTGAGATTGATGGTGGCGTCTCAAGCTGGTGGCTTTCAAACAACAACCAGGTACTAAATAACAAAATCACCAATCACACACGAGGAATCTATACCTTTAAGGCTGTCAATACCCTCATAACCAACAATGAGGTAACAGGTGGTACACCTTGGGGAATCTATATCAGTCAATCTAATGGAGATAAACTCACCGGTAATACAGTGAAAAACTGTGAAATAGGAATGGAAATCCTTAATTCGTTAAATATACAGTTAAGAAACAACATCTTGGAAAACAATGAGTACAATTTTGGTGTAAACGCCGGAGGAGCATTTGGTCTTCCAAATTACCAAACACTGGACATTGATAAGAGTAACACCGTCAATGGAAAACCCATATATTACATTGTAGGGCAAAACGGGGGGATTTTTGACAATACCATGACCATCGGTTACCTGGCACTTATTTCATGTGAAAATGTTCAGGTTAATTCCCTTCAAATATCCAATAACCTGCAGGGCATACTTTTAGCCGGTACCAACAACATCAGCGTTCAAAACTGCAAATTACAAGACAATGAGGGTGGTATCAATCTTAGAAACAACGCTACCGGAAACACCGTATCAGGGAATGTACTAACCAATAGCGGCATTTCCTTAGAATCATCTTCAAACAACCAGATTCTCAACAATATCATAACCCAAACCATTATCGGAATTAGTATTACTGCATCAGATAACCAGATAATAGGAAACAAAATATCCAACACCGATATGGGCATCTCCCTATTCCTTAACGCACATAACAACTTGTTAAACGAGAACGAACTGACGGGTAATATCATTGGGATCCAATTACTCGGCTGGAAAAACATTGGTCATCCTACTCAAAACAGTATTATCGGGAATATAATCACCGGAAACCAGGTAGGTATCAACACCACTAACAGTAGCAATGAAGCCCATTTCAACTCCATAAGCGGTAACTCAAACTTCGGAATAGTAAATACCGACTTTAATAGTTTCAATGCCACCAACAATTACTGGGGCTCTCTTGATGACCCTAATACACTGGTCAACGGCCTAGTTGAAACCAACCCATACATAGTACTCCATATAAATGCATCGCCCACATTAATCCCTCTGAATGGTCAATCAACTGTTACTGCTGATCTCAGGTACGATTCAAATGGTAATTACCATGACCCCACATTAGAGCATATTCCTGATGGGACACTGGTTGAATTCAGCACTGATCTGGGAAGCCTTGAAAACCATGGGACTAAATCCATTCAGAAGCCAACAGTTAATGCAATAACCACAACCACTCTATTTGCAGAAGGAGAAGCAGGAGAAGCCAATGTAACTGGTAAAATAGGAACAGATACTAAACAAACTAATGTAAACATTCAACCTTCAGCTGACATTTATGTGAATGTGAAGGTGGACAAAAGCAACCCCACAATAGGTGACACAGTGCAGATCACATTCAAAGTTGGAAACAACCATGATAAAATTGCTGAAAATACTGTTCTAACCCTTGCGATACCTGGTGGCTTGCAGTTTCAAAGTGCATCATCCCCTGATGGCTATAACAACTTCAGTTACGACAATAGCACACGGACCATTACCTGGAACCTGGGAGACCTGTCTCAAATAGATCCAACCCTGGTTGTTTTAATAACGGTTCTAGACCCAGGTACGTATTCCATAAAACCCAGTATTACCACCATAACCTTTGATCCCAACCTGGAAGTCATGACTGGCTCAGCCGTCATTTACGCACAATCAGGACTTACTTCAGATTCAGATCCTGAAACTTCAACAACAGTAAACGCGGCCATTAAAACAGTTCCCATGCAAACCACTGGTCTGCCAATGGGAGTGGCCATCCTGGCCGTTTTAATGATGGTAACTGGTTTATTCAACACCAAAAGGGAAAAATAA
- a CDS encoding 4Fe-4S dicluster domain-containing protein, with the protein MKAWLKFSPSIVNKTVISDLIKNFDVTFNILKADITPKGGKMLIEISGSEAEEGIKYMEKEGIQLNPIKKVVKKDEEKCIDCGECISLCPVDAIKMEEDWTVELDNQKCIGCGFCTTSCPTKAIKIAD; encoded by the coding sequence ATGAAAGCCTGGCTTAAATTCTCCCCTAGTATTGTAAATAAAACTGTGATCTCCGACCTGATAAAAAACTTCGATGTGACCTTCAACATCCTAAAGGCAGATATCACCCCCAAGGGTGGTAAAATGCTCATTGAAATCAGTGGCAGTGAAGCAGAAGAAGGAATAAAGTACATGGAGAAAGAGGGCATCCAGCTTAATCCCATCAAGAAAGTGGTTAAAAAGGATGAAGAAAAATGCATAGATTGTGGTGAATGCATCAGCCTGTGTCCAGTGGATGCCATTAAAATGGAGGAAGACTGGACTGTGGAACTGGATAACCAGAAATGTATTGGCTGCGGATTCTGCACCACTTCCTGCCCTACCAAGGCCATTAAGATCGCTGATTAA
- a CDS encoding homocysteine biosynthesis protein, with protein sequence MKTIEEINQKIKDGDAVVVTAVEMTRIVQEKGAEEAAKEVDVVTTGTFGAMCSSGAFFNFGHSDPPIKISRTYLNGVEAYSGLAAVDAYLGATQPHRNPDIGLDYGGAHLLEDLIRGKEVELVAEAYGTDCYPRTDVHTFLSLENINQAVMVNPRNCYQNYAAATNSTEETIYTYMGTLLPQMGNVSYSSAGELSPLLNDPYFQTIGMGTRIFLCGSQGYILGEGTQHATDGERRNGVPVDSAGTLMLKGDMKQMDAEYIRGATMPKYGPTLYVGAGIPIPVLNEDIARRTGVSDQDISCNIYDYGVPRRSRPAVTETNYQELRTGKIEINGNEVQTSPLSSFKKALEVAEELKKWIDNGEFFLTHPVNNLPSSGCTVKPLDIKRPSIMVRDLKIKPVITARAEEAISGVARKMVDNNVNHLPVVDHADRLMGIVTSWDIAHAVAKDSRKLTEVMTKKVVVAMEDEPVELIARRIDKHEISGVPIVDRENRVKGMITAEDISRLICSQNNKEGGSQ encoded by the coding sequence TTGAAGACCATAGAGGAAATAAACCAGAAAATTAAAGACGGGGACGCAGTAGTGGTTACTGCGGTTGAGATGACCCGTATTGTGCAGGAGAAGGGTGCAGAAGAAGCTGCAAAAGAAGTGGATGTTGTCACCACCGGTACATTTGGTGCTATGTGTTCCTCAGGTGCATTCTTCAACTTCGGACACTCCGATCCACCCATCAAAATTAGCCGCACCTACCTGAATGGTGTGGAGGCCTATTCTGGTCTGGCTGCTGTTGATGCCTATTTAGGGGCCACTCAACCCCACCGTAATCCGGATATAGGCTTAGATTATGGTGGTGCCCATCTTCTGGAAGATCTCATCAGGGGAAAAGAGGTTGAACTGGTGGCAGAAGCCTACGGAACAGACTGTTATCCCCGTACAGATGTTCATACCTTCCTCAGCCTGGAAAATATTAACCAGGCAGTTATGGTTAACCCCCGGAACTGTTATCAGAACTACGCTGCAGCCACCAACTCCACTGAAGAAACTATATACACTTACATGGGCACTCTCTTACCTCAAATGGGTAATGTGAGTTACTCCAGTGCAGGGGAGCTCAGCCCACTTTTAAATGACCCTTACTTCCAGACTATTGGTATGGGTACCCGGATATTCCTGTGTGGAAGTCAGGGTTATATTTTAGGAGAGGGAACCCAGCACGCCACTGATGGTGAGCGCAGGAATGGTGTTCCTGTAGATTCAGCCGGGACACTGATGCTTAAAGGTGACATGAAACAGATGGACGCAGAGTACATCCGAGGAGCTACCATGCCCAAGTACGGTCCCACATTATATGTGGGTGCTGGTATTCCCATTCCAGTTTTAAATGAGGATATCGCCCGCCGTACTGGTGTCAGCGACCAGGATATATCCTGCAATATTTATGACTATGGTGTTCCCCGCCGGAGCCGCCCGGCGGTGACCGAAACCAATTACCAGGAACTTCGAACCGGTAAAATTGAAATTAATGGAAATGAGGTACAAACCTCCCCACTTTCATCCTTTAAAAAGGCACTGGAAGTGGCTGAAGAGCTTAAAAAATGGATTGATAATGGTGAATTCTTCCTGACTCATCCCGTGAATAATCTCCCATCCTCAGGATGCACAGTCAAGCCCCTTGATATTAAACGACCATCCATCATGGTACGGGACCTTAAGATCAAACCTGTAATCACTGCCCGTGCTGAAGAGGCTATTTCTGGCGTTGCCCGGAAAATGGTGGATAACAATGTTAACCATCTGCCAGTGGTGGACCATGCAGACCGGCTCATGGGTATTGTGACTAGTTGGGATATTGCTCATGCAGTGGCCAAGGACAGCAGGAAACTCACTGAGGTAATGACCAAGAAAGTGGTTGTGGCCATGGAGGATGAACCAGTGGAACTCATTGCCCGGCGTATTGATAAACACGAAATATCCGGTGTGCCCATAGTTGACCGGGAAAACCGGGTTAAGGGAATGATCACTGCCGAAGACATCTCCAGACTAATTTGCTCCCAGAACAACAAGGAAGGTGGTTCCCAATGA
- a CDS encoding zinc ribbon domain-containing protein, producing MVYCHRCGSEIPEHGNFCPECGTLAEDTLFPEKDNNKVNLLEFSDCAACVEKFNLSPAEFVTLIYRPKYLDNFFKSPYRVTLFYFILKGILELEIRSSRLILLNMDHVTVKKGPHFEKSLSTPFKPYESIMLDTFRSKDSFILDTYEKGPLSYKFESETFKNVFIEELLNRDYFKFEKRSIIGFGTKEYVLTDYGDSVRDTILSELYDLPDNLSELGTPSDYLYILSFFGLNEAIIQEEKPKIEIFHRKLLAIEKAYEGRRGGHVI from the coding sequence ATGGTTTATTGTCACAGGTGCGGTTCCGAAATTCCGGAACATGGAAATTTCTGCCCTGAATGTGGAACTTTGGCGGAGGATACTCTCTTCCCTGAGAAGGATAATAATAAAGTTAATCTTCTGGAATTCAGTGATTGTGCTGCATGCGTTGAAAAATTTAATTTAAGCCCAGCAGAATTTGTAACATTAATATACAGACCTAAATATCTGGACAATTTTTTTAAATCACCGTACCGTGTCACTTTATTCTATTTTATCTTAAAAGGTATTTTAGAACTGGAAATCAGATCTTCTCGTTTGATTCTATTGAATATGGATCATGTCACTGTAAAAAAAGGCCCTCACTTTGAAAAATCCCTTTCCACACCATTTAAACCATATGAATCCATTATGTTAGATACATTCAGATCCAAGGATTCCTTTATTCTTGACACCTATGAAAAAGGACCATTGAGCTATAAATTCGAAAGTGAGACATTTAAAAATGTTTTCATTGAAGAACTGCTTAATCGTGATTATTTCAAGTTTGAAAAAAGAAGTATCATAGGTTTTGGTACGAAAGAATACGTTTTAACTGACTATGGCGATAGCGTTCGTGATACGATCTTAAGTGAATTATACGATTTACCAGACAATCTTTCAGAACTTGGTACTCCCTCTGATTATCTTTACATTCTATCCTTTTTTGGATTAAATGAAGCAATAATTCAGGAGGAGAAACCAAAAATTGAGATTTTCCATCGAAAATTATTGGCAATAGAAAAAGCATATGAAGGAAGAAGAGGTGGACACGTAATTTAA
- a CDS encoding ATP-binding cassette domain-containing protein, translating into MNVLETKNVSYKYPDGTPALRDVNFSASKGEIVALLGPNGAGKSTLFLHFNGILRPSSGQVMVENTPLNYDKKSIRQVRQKVGIVFQNPDDQLFAPTVAEDVAFGPLNMGLHSDEVEKRVAESLKRVGMEGFEKKPPHHLSGGQKKRVAIAGILAMSPEIMVLDEPTSGLDPKGASQILHILHHLHQEGMTIVISTHDVDLVPLYASQVYIISEGHIIKEGTPQIVFGDVETIRNANLRLPRIAHLMEILQKKDDLPFDKPYPLTIGEARRKLLKHLEE; encoded by the coding sequence ATGAATGTTCTAGAAACTAAAAATGTCAGTTACAAGTATCCAGATGGTACTCCAGCCCTGAGAGATGTGAACTTCAGTGCATCCAAAGGAGAAATCGTAGCCCTCCTGGGCCCAAACGGGGCTGGAAAATCTACACTCTTTTTACATTTTAACGGAATTCTCAGACCCTCTTCAGGCCAGGTCATGGTGGAAAACACTCCCCTCAACTATGATAAAAAGTCCATCCGGCAGGTTCGACAGAAAGTTGGCATCGTGTTCCAGAACCCTGATGACCAGCTATTTGCACCAACAGTCGCAGAAGACGTGGCATTCGGACCACTAAACATGGGACTCCACTCTGATGAGGTGGAAAAAAGGGTAGCCGAATCCCTTAAACGGGTGGGAATGGAAGGATTTGAGAAAAAACCACCACACCACCTCAGCGGAGGTCAGAAAAAACGGGTTGCCATAGCCGGGATACTGGCTATGAGTCCGGAGATCATGGTCCTGGATGAACCCACCAGTGGTCTGGATCCCAAGGGAGCCTCCCAGATCCTGCACATATTACACCATCTCCATCAGGAAGGTATGACCATTGTCATATCCACCCATGACGTTGATCTGGTTCCTCTTTACGCATCTCAGGTTTACATAATCAGTGAAGGACATATAATTAAGGAAGGAACCCCCCAAATTGTCTTTGGTGATGTTGAAACCATCCGAAACGCCAATCTCCGCCTGCCCCGAATCGCACACCTCATGGAAATACTTCAAAAAAAGGATGACCTTCCCTTTGACAAACCATATCCTTTAACCATTGGAGAGGCCAGGAGAAAGCTTTTAAAACATTTAGAAGAGTAA